The following are encoded in a window of Thermodesulfobacterium geofontis OPF15 genomic DNA:
- a CDS encoding TIGR00282 family metallophosphoesterase — MPNKVKLLFLGDIVGNSGRKAVKIFLPELVKKYSPNFIIANGENAAGGYGLTEKVAEELFSYGIDVLTSGNHIWKKEFFPYLQKTERVLRPANYGENAPGKGWTIYTKENIKLGVINLEGRIFMRPLENPFTVGKFLVQEIKKETPFIIIDFHAEATSEKLGLGYFLDGLVSAVIGTHTHVQTSDERIMPKGTGYITDVGMCGAVESIIGMKINQALEMYLTMVPRKLEVEKSEKVKVEGIYLEFNKEGYTTYIERFRLINEP; from the coding sequence ATGCCAAATAAAGTAAAACTGCTATTTTTAGGAGATATAGTAGGTAATTCTGGAAGAAAAGCAGTAAAAATTTTTCTTCCAGAATTAGTTAAAAAATACAGTCCTAATTTTATTATAGCTAATGGTGAAAATGCAGCAGGTGGATATGGATTAACAGAAAAAGTTGCTGAGGAACTTTTTTCTTATGGAATTGATGTCCTTACTTCAGGAAATCATATTTGGAAAAAAGAATTTTTCCCCTATTTACAAAAAACAGAAAGAGTTTTAAGACCAGCAAATTATGGAGAAAATGCTCCTGGTAAGGGTTGGACTATTTATACTAAAGAAAATATTAAACTTGGAGTAATAAATTTAGAAGGTAGAATCTTTATGAGACCCTTAGAAAATCCTTTCACTGTAGGTAAATTTCTTGTTCAGGAAATAAAAAAGGAAACTCCCTTTATAATAATTGATTTTCATGCAGAAGCAACCTCAGAAAAACTTGGGTTGGGATATTTTTTAGATGGTCTTGTTTCAGCAGTAATAGGTACCCATACACATGTGCAAACTTCAGATGAAAGAATTATGCCTAAGGGAACAGGTTATATCACTGATGTGGGAATGTGTGGCGCTGTAGAAAGCATTATAGGAATGAAAATAAATCAAGCCTTAGAAATGTATCTTACTATGGTTCCAAGAAAATTGGAAGTAGAAAAAAGTGAAAAGGTAAAGGTGGAAGGAATTTATCTGGAATTTAATAAAGAGGGTTATACAACTTATATAGAAAGATTTAGATTGATTAACGAACCTTAA
- the def gene encoding peptide deformylase has translation MEILIFGNPILREKAKPVENIDGELKETIDKMAEIMYKAKGIGLAANQVGILKRFFIMDVSQREGKNKLEVYINPEIVFTEGETIYEEGCLSIPGYFAPVKRYAKIYIKAYDIDGKPIERELDEISAIVFQHEYDHLDGILFIDRLSPIRKQLFKKWWKKHYKK, from the coding sequence ATGGAAATTCTTATTTTTGGAAATCCTATTTTAAGAGAAAAAGCCAAACCAGTTGAAAATATAGATGGAGAGCTAAAGGAAACTATAGATAAAATGGCTGAAATTATGTATAAAGCTAAGGGTATTGGTCTTGCTGCAAATCAGGTAGGGATTTTAAAAAGATTTTTTATAATGGATGTTTCTCAAAGAGAAGGAAAAAATAAATTAGAAGTTTATATAAATCCAGAGATAGTTTTTACAGAAGGAGAAACTATTTATGAAGAAGGTTGTTTAAGTATTCCTGGGTACTTTGCTCCTGTTAAAAGATATGCCAAAATTTATATTAAAGCTTATGATATAGATGGTAAACCTATTGAAAGAGAATTAGATGAAATTTCTGCTATAGTTTTTCAACATGAATATGATCATCTTGATGGAATCTTGTTTATAGATAGGCTTTCACCTATTAGAAAGCAACTTTTCAAGAAATGGTGGAAAAAACATTATAAAAAATAA
- the fabG gene encoding 3-oxoacyl-[acyl-carrier-protein] reductase, translating into MGELSGKVALITGAGRGIGRAIAYELAKEGAKVIINYRKSEEKAKSLVEEIEKIGGKAYLAKFDVANFEEIKEKIKEIEKEIGNIHILVNNAGIVKDALFLRMKEEDWDEVIKTNLYSVFYVTQAVLPMMIKERWGRIINISSVVAFTGNPGQTNYAAAKAGIIGFSKALALEVASRNITVNVIAPGYIETDMTAGLPEKVKEAFLQQIPLRRTGLPEEVAYLATFLASEKASYITGCVFHVNGGLYRG; encoded by the coding sequence ATGGGGGAACTAAGTGGAAAAGTGGCTTTAATAACAGGGGCAGGAAGAGGTATAGGAAGGGCTATAGCTTATGAACTTGCTAAGGAGGGTGCTAAAGTAATTATTAACTATAGAAAATCGGAAGAAAAAGCAAAGAGCTTAGTTGAAGAAATAGAAAAAATAGGAGGAAAGGCTTATTTAGCAAAATTTGATGTAGCAAATTTTGAAGAAATAAAGGAGAAAATAAAAGAAATTGAAAAAGAAATTGGAAATATTCATATTTTAGTTAATAATGCAGGTATTGTAAAAGATGCTTTATTTTTGAGAATGAAAGAAGAAGACTGGGATGAAGTTATTAAAACTAATTTATATTCAGTTTTTTATGTTACACAGGCAGTTTTACCAATGATGATAAAGGAGAGATGGGGAAGGATTATTAATATATCTTCGGTAGTGGCATTTACAGGAAACCCTGGGCAAACAAATTATGCAGCTGCAAAAGCAGGAATTATAGGATTTTCAAAAGCACTGGCTTTAGAAGTTGCGAGTAGAAATATAACCGTAAATGTAATTGCTCCAGGTTATATAGAAACTGATATGACAGCAGGACTTCCAGAAAAGGTAAAAGAAGCGTTTTTGCAACAAATTCCACTTAGAAGAACTGGACTTCCAGAAGAGGTAGCTTATTTAGCTACATTTTTAGCTAGTGAAAAAGCAAGCTACATTACCGGTTGCGTTTTTCATGTAAATGGTGGTTTATATAGAGGCTAA
- a CDS encoding 2-oxoacid:acceptor oxidoreductase family protein, producing the protein MIEIRIHGRGGQGAVTSAELIAVAAINEGKFAQAFPSFGPERRGAPVQAFARIGEERIRTREKIYHPDIILVLDPSLPKITKVTEGLKENGVAILNSHLSEEEVRKILGDYKGKLALVNATKIAIEEIGVPITNTTMLGALLKATGLIEVKSMEEALKERFGKLAEKNIKALHRALEETQIYKGV; encoded by the coding sequence ATGATAGAAATAAGAATTCATGGAAGAGGAGGTCAAGGAGCTGTAACCTCTGCTGAATTGATTGCTGTAGCAGCTATTAATGAAGGTAAATTTGCCCAAGCATTTCCCAGTTTTGGACCAGAAAGAAGAGGAGCACCTGTTCAGGCTTTTGCAAGAATTGGAGAAGAAAGAATAAGAACAAGAGAAAAAATATATCATCCTGATATAATTTTGGTGCTTGATCCATCTCTTCCTAAAATAACTAAGGTTACTGAAGGATTGAAAGAAAATGGCGTAGCTATTTTGAATTCCCATCTTTCTGAGGAGGAGGTTAGAAAAATTTTAGGAGATTATAAAGGTAAACTTGCTTTAGTTAATGCAACTAAAATTGCTATTGAAGAAATAGGTGTCCCTATTACTAATACTACTATGTTAGGGGCTCTTCTTAAAGCTACAGGACTTATTGAAGTTAAAAGTATGGAAGAAGCATTAAAGGAAAGGTTTGGTAAACTTGCTGAAAAGAATATTAAAGCTTTACACAGAGCTTTAGAAGAAACTCAAATTTATAAAGGAGTATAA
- a CDS encoding 4Fe-4S binding protein, whose amino-acid sequence MPKDQGLISWKELAPGMFILEPGNSVKFKTGDWRAYKPVLDKEKCIKCGMCYALCPDLCYEKDEEGYFICNLYYCKGCGICAANCPKNAITMVLEEA is encoded by the coding sequence ATGCCAAAGGATCAAGGACTAATCAGTTGGAAAGAATTAGCACCTGGAATGTTTATTTTAGAACCTGGAAATTCTGTAAAATTTAAAACTGGAGATTGGAGAGCCTATAAACCAGTTTTAGATAAAGAAAAATGTATAAAATGTGGAATGTGTTATGCTCTTTGCCCGGATCTTTGTTATGAAAAAGATGAAGAAGGTTATTTTATTTGCAATTTGTACTATTGTAAAGGTTGCGGAATATGTGCAGCTAACTGTCCTAAAAATGCTATAACTATGGTTTTAGAGGAGGCATAG
- the porA gene encoding 2-ketoisovalerate ferredoxin oxidoreductase subunit alpha, whose translation MGKRLAKEVSIAIAEAVAQCKVDVISAYPITPQTHIVEHLAELVNNGELEAEYMPVESEHAAMSACIGAAATGARTFTSTSAQGLLLMYENLFIASAFRLPIVMVIANRSISAPISIWNDHSDVMTMRDSGWITTFAENGQEAVDLIYHAYRVAEKALLPVAVNIDGFTLSHVIEPIELLDQELVDKYIPPLRMKYKLDPKKPITMGAIGVPEIYTEAKKAQDEAFKASYKIIVNAWKEFEKLTGRRYQPVETYQMEDAEVALLIMGSLAETAMNAVDFLRKKGKKVGLLRFRLWRPFPLKDFLRAIGKIRALGVIDRAVSHGSTGGPVGIEVRSALYQSNKRPKVVNFIAGLSGRDVTVDDFVELFEKTYEAINKKPKFSYEIYGVKE comes from the coding sequence ATGGGTAAAAGATTAGCTAAAGAGGTTTCTATTGCTATAGCTGAGGCAGTTGCTCAGTGTAAAGTTGATGTAATTTCTGCTTACCCAATTACTCCTCAAACTCATATTGTTGAACACTTAGCTGAACTTGTAAATAATGGGGAATTAGAAGCTGAATATATGCCTGTTGAATCTGAACATGCAGCTATGAGTGCCTGTATAGGTGCAGCTGCAACAGGTGCAAGAACTTTTACCTCTACGTCTGCTCAGGGATTACTTTTAATGTATGAAAATCTTTTTATTGCTTCTGCTTTTAGACTTCCAATTGTAATGGTTATTGCTAATCGTTCTATTTCTGCTCCTATAAGTATATGGAATGATCACTCAGATGTGATGACTATGAGAGATTCTGGATGGATAACTACTTTTGCTGAAAATGGGCAAGAAGCAGTAGATCTTATATATCATGCTTACAGAGTTGCTGAAAAGGCTTTACTTCCAGTTGCGGTAAATATTGATGGATTTACCCTTTCTCATGTAATAGAACCTATTGAGCTTTTAGACCAGGAATTAGTTGACAAATATATTCCTCCTCTTCGTATGAAATATAAATTAGATCCTAAAAAACCTATTACAATGGGAGCTATAGGGGTCCCAGAAATCTATACTGAAGCAAAAAAAGCTCAAGATGAAGCTTTTAAAGCTTCTTATAAAATTATAGTAAATGCTTGGAAAGAATTTGAAAAATTAACAGGAAGAAGATATCAACCTGTTGAAACTTATCAAATGGAAGATGCTGAGGTTGCTCTTCTTATTATGGGAAGTCTTGCTGAAACAGCTATGAATGCAGTTGATTTTTTGAGGAAAAAAGGAAAAAAAGTAGGACTTTTAAGATTTAGACTCTGGAGACCCTTTCCTTTAAAAGATTTTTTAAGAGCTATAGGAAAAATAAGAGCTTTGGGAGTTATAGATAGAGCTGTAAGTCATGGCTCAACAGGAGGTCCTGTAGGAATAGAGGTACGTTCTGCTCTATACCAGTCTAATAAAAGACCTAAGGTAGTAAATTTTATCGCTGGACTTTCTGGAAGAGATGTAACAGTAGATGATTTTGTTGAACTTTTTGAAAAAACCTATGAAGCTATTAATAAAAAACCAAAGTTTTCCTATGAAATTTATGGAGTAAAGGAGTAA
- the porB gene encoding pyruvate synthase subunit PorB: MRPELKDFKGFNLKKLPEYDGFAPGHRACQGCGTVLPLKLALKALGPNTIAVSATGCMEIISSPFPYTSWRVPWIHVAFENSASVASGIEAAIKVLKRKGKISKREKINVVVFAGDGATFDIGLQFLSGALERGHDFIYICLDNEAYMNTGVQRSSATPFGAHTTTSPAGKVIKGQVTWKKNLMGIVVAHNIPYAATASPAYPVDLMNKVKKASLVNGPAFLHVFSPCPTGWGCKSEDSVLLAKLAVETRIFPLYEVIDGKYILNRKIDKPKPIEEYFKLQRRFRHLTPEQIEYIKKRVDEEYEKVVKLSECFGIES, translated from the coding sequence ATGAGACCAGAACTAAAAGATTTTAAAGGTTTTAATTTAAAAAAATTACCTGAATATGATGGATTTGCTCCAGGACATAGAGCCTGTCAAGGTTGTGGAACAGTTTTACCTCTTAAATTAGCTTTAAAAGCACTCGGACCAAATACAATTGCAGTATCAGCTACAGGTTGTATGGAAATTATTTCAAGCCCCTTTCCATATACTTCTTGGAGAGTGCCATGGATACATGTAGCCTTTGAAAATTCAGCTTCAGTTGCTTCGGGAATTGAAGCAGCCATTAAAGTTTTAAAAAGAAAGGGTAAAATCTCTAAAAGAGAAAAGATAAATGTAGTTGTTTTTGCAGGAGATGGAGCAACTTTTGATATAGGACTTCAGTTTCTTTCTGGAGCTTTAGAAAGGGGGCATGATTTTATTTATATTTGTCTTGATAATGAAGCCTATATGAATACAGGTGTTCAAAGATCAAGTGCTACTCCTTTTGGAGCTCATACAACTACAAGCCCTGCTGGAAAAGTTATAAAAGGGCAAGTCACTTGGAAAAAAAATCTTATGGGAATAGTAGTTGCTCATAATATTCCTTACGCAGCAACAGCAAGTCCCGCCTATCCTGTTGACCTTATGAATAAGGTAAAAAAAGCATCCTTGGTAAATGGACCTGCTTTCCTTCATGTATTTTCTCCTTGTCCAACAGGATGGGGTTGTAAAAGTGAAGATAGTGTTTTACTTGCTAAATTAGCTGTAGAAACAAGAATTTTTCCTCTTTATGAGGTTATAGATGGAAAATATATCCTTAACAGAAAAATTGATAAGCCAAAACCTATAGAAGAGTATTTTAAATTGCAAAGAAGATTTAGGCATTTAACTCCAGAGCAAATAGAATATATTAAAAAAAGGGTAGATGAGGAATACGAAAAAGTTGTTAAACTTTCTGAATGTTTTGGTATAGAATCTTAA
- a CDS encoding metal-dependent hydrolase has translation MKITFYGHSCFKIITEEGKKILIDPWISNPLAPKNVDLGPYDFILITHAHGDHLGDALKLARTAVTEVIAIHEIHQYLLKQGIPKVTGMNIGGTYKVNNLKFTMVPALHSSSFPDGSYGGSACGFIITLENGTSIYHAGDTGLFYDMKLIGELYSPKVAFLPIGDHYVMGPKEAAKACDLIRPEIVIPMHYETFPILTGDIETFERELKKYNIPTVLIVPKIGEEITI, from the coding sequence ATGAAAATAACCTTTTACGGACATTCTTGTTTTAAAATTATAACTGAGGAAGGTAAAAAAATACTCATAGATCCTTGGATAAGTAACCCTTTAGCTCCAAAAAATGTTGATCTTGGTCCCTACGATTTTATCTTAATAACTCATGCTCATGGAGACCATCTTGGAGATGCTCTTAAACTTGCAAGAACAGCTGTTACAGAAGTAATTGCTATTCATGAGATACATCAATATTTACTTAAACAAGGGATCCCTAAGGTAACAGGAATGAATATCGGTGGGACTTATAAAGTAAATAATTTAAAATTTACTATGGTCCCTGCTCTACATAGTTCTTCATTTCCTGATGGCAGTTATGGAGGAAGTGCTTGTGGATTTATAATAACCTTAGAAAATGGGACTTCTATTTATCACGCAGGAGACACAGGATTGTTCTATGATATGAAATTAATTGGAGAACTTTACTCTCCTAAGGTAGCTTTTCTCCCAATAGGAGATCACTATGTAATGGGACCTAAAGAGGCTGCTAAAGCTTGTGATCTTATAAGACCTGAAATTGTAATCCCTATGCACTATGAAACCTTTCCCATTCTTACAGGAGATATAGAAACTTTTGAAAGGGAATTAAAAAAATATAATATTCCTACTGTTCTTATTGTTCCAAAAATAGGAGAAGAGATTACCATTTAA
- a CDS encoding molybdopterin-guanine dinucleotide biosynthesis protein B, producing the protein MPFLFSISGYHNAGKTTLALSLYEILKNRGYKIAVVKSSKEKDIFTDIPEKDTWLYRKKGVPLVGFFQENLFTLYLNPENFDLSSFKDWYVYFQSLFWNFNIVILEGFKNFDIVQKIWVVKEKDEDLKRIKSEIRNLLGFVVKDDLERWESLYPEEKFFLFKDYETLANFIEELIRKYEPRVLLKINNKKIPMKSFVEDALIYPLLGFIKVLKEVPDKIEEIEIKIKLNKKLDKEEI; encoded by the coding sequence ATGCCCTTTTTATTTTCTATTTCAGGATATCATAATGCTGGAAAAACAACCCTTGCTCTTTCTTTATACGAAATCCTTAAAAATAGAGGTTATAAAATTGCCGTTGTAAAATCCTCTAAAGAAAAGGATATTTTTACAGATATACCAGAAAAGGATACTTGGCTTTATAGAAAAAAAGGGGTTCCTTTAGTTGGATTTTTTCAAGAAAATTTATTTACCCTTTATTTAAACCCTGAAAATTTTGACCTTTCCTCTTTTAAGGATTGGTATGTTTATTTTCAGTCTCTCTTTTGGAATTTTAATATAGTTATTTTAGAAGGGTTTAAAAACTTTGATATAGTTCAAAAAATTTGGGTAGTAAAAGAAAAAGATGAAGATTTAAAAAGAATAAAAAGTGAGATAAGAAATTTATTAGGTTTTGTGGTGAAAGATGATTTAGAAAGGTGGGAATCTCTTTATCCTGAAGAAAAATTTTTTCTTTTTAAAGATTACGAGACTCTTGCAAATTTTATTGAAGAACTTATTAGAAAATATGAGCCAAGAGTTTTACTTAAAATTAATAACAAAAAAATACCTATGAAAAGTTTTGTGGAGGATGCACTTATATATCCTTTATTAGGATTTATAAAGGTTTTGAAAGAAGTTCCTGATAAAATTGAAGAGATAGAAATTAAAATTAAGTTAAACAAAAAACTTGACAAAGAAGAGATTTAA
- the queC gene encoding 7-cyano-7-deazaguanine synthase QueC, which translates to MKNELAIVLLSGGMDSTVCASIASQNYRLAFLHFQYGQKAQKKELECFYKLIEFFKPEKFQIVYLPFFKDFGGSSLISEELEIPEKQEKGIPSTYVPFRNGIFLSIATAWAEVIGAKKIFIGVNEVDFSGYPDCRKIFIEKFNQAINVGTKPETQIEIETPIINLTKKEIVELGIKLNTPFHLTWSCYRGGEKACGKCDSCNLRLKAFKEAGIKDPILYENV; encoded by the coding sequence ATGAAAAATGAGCTTGCTATAGTCCTTTTAAGTGGCGGAATGGATAGCACTGTATGTGCAAGTATTGCTTCCCAAAATTACAGACTCGCTTTTTTACATTTTCAATATGGGCAAAAGGCTCAAAAAAAAGAATTAGAATGTTTTTATAAATTAATAGAATTTTTTAAACCAGAAAAATTTCAAATTGTTTATCTTCCCTTTTTTAAGGATTTTGGAGGATCAAGTTTAATTTCAGAAGAACTTGAAATTCCCGAAAAACAAGAAAAAGGTATACCCTCTACTTATGTTCCCTTTAGAAATGGTATTTTTTTAAGTATTGCTACTGCCTGGGCTGAGGTAATAGGAGCAAAAAAAATATTTATAGGGGTAAATGAAGTAGATTTTTCTGGATATCCAGATTGTAGGAAAATATTTATAGAAAAATTTAATCAAGCCATAAATGTAGGAACAAAGCCTGAAACGCAGATTGAAATAGAAACACCTATTATAAATCTTACCAAAAAAGAGATTGTTGAACTTGGTATAAAACTAAATACCCCCTTTCACTTGACTTGGTCCTGTTATAGAGGTGGTGAAAAGGCTTGTGGAAAATGTGATTCTTGCAACCTTAGGTTAAAAGCCTTCAAAGAGGCTGGTATTAAAGATCCAATTCTTTATGAAAATGTTTGA
- a CDS encoding YkgJ family cysteine cluster protein — translation MKMFECKRCGSCCKGESTISLSKRDISRIAQFLNLSEEDFLNLYTVKKGKFRIEMRVKDGFCIFFDKEKKLCKIHPVKPEKCKEWPLISAIFEDEENFKIIQNSCLGLKDLNWEKLKSFKNLHK, via the coding sequence ATGAAAATGTTTGAATGTAAAAGGTGTGGTTCCTGTTGTAAAGGCGAAAGTACTATTAGTCTTTCTAAAAGGGATATTTCAAGAATTGCTCAATTTTTAAATCTTTCTGAAGAGGATTTTTTAAATTTATATACTGTAAAAAAAGGAAAATTTAGAATAGAAATGAGGGTAAAAGATGGGTTTTGTATATTTTTTGATAAAGAAAAAAAACTTTGTAAAATTCATCCTGTTAAACCTGAAAAATGTAAGGAATGGCCTTTAATTTCTGCTATTTTTGAAGATGAAGAAAATTTTAAAATTATTCAAAATTCTTGCTTAGGTCTAAAAGATTTAAATTGGGAAAAATTAAAATCTTTTAAAAACTTGCATAAATAA
- a CDS encoding Fur family transcriptional regulator: MTEEKLKFYKSLGLKLTPQRLAILEFLENNKSHPSAEDIYNALKPRFPSMSFATVYNTLEVLTEKGLVKEISVESTRKRFDPFTHPHHHFFCKACKKVIDIENIKDNLNIPEEIKDCEITEYQIIFFGFCPECKQKHKSH; the protein is encoded by the coding sequence ATGACTGAAGAGAAATTAAAATTTTACAAAAGTTTAGGATTAAAACTAACTCCTCAAAGATTAGCGATTCTCGAATTTTTGGAAAATAACAAATCCCATCCTTCGGCTGAAGACATTTATAATGCATTAAAACCTCGTTTCCCAAGTATGTCTTTTGCTACAGTTTATAATACATTAGAAGTACTTACAGAAAAAGGATTAGTAAAGGAAATAAGTGTTGAAAGTACGAGAAAAAGATTTGATCCTTTTACCCATCCTCATCATCATTTCTTTTGTAAAGCCTGCAAAAAGGTTATAGATATTGAAAACATTAAGGATAATTTAAATATTCCTGAAGAAATAAAGGATTGTGAAATAACTGAGTATCAAATTATCTTTTTTGGTTTTTGTCCAGAATGTAAGCAAAAACATAAATCCCATTAA
- a CDS encoding Nif3-like dinuclear metal center hexameric protein — protein MSLYVKDICKFLENIAPLQLAEPQDNNGLQIGSFFNPVFGILLTIDVSKDVISYASEKNLNLIISHHPLIYKPLSNIIQDEYKGKLIYSIIKKNLNLISWHTPLDKISDGVSEAFIKALNLEGSDFILKEKNENFGLGRVVYLKKSIKLKDLVEKIKNLINNWVMVVGDLETEIDSFGFCGGSGAFLKDELKKLRINTLITSDVKYHYAKEAHEEGFNFIIIDHGISESFVLPFLKLKIQEFLKTHNINIPIEILKNESPYKIFVYKRED, from the coding sequence ATGTCTCTTTATGTAAAAGATATCTGTAAGTTTTTAGAAAATATAGCTCCTCTTCAATTAGCAGAACCCCAAGATAATAATGGATTACAAATAGGTTCTTTTTTTAATCCTGTTTTTGGTATCCTTTTAACTATAGATGTTTCAAAAGATGTAATTTCTTATGCCTCTGAAAAAAACCTCAATCTTATTATAAGCCATCATCCTCTTATTTATAAACCTTTATCAAATATTATCCAAGATGAATACAAAGGAAAATTAATATATTCTATTATAAAGAAAAATCTTAATTTAATTTCTTGGCATACACCTCTTGACAAAATATCAGATGGAGTATCAGAAGCTTTTATAAAAGCTCTTAATTTAGAAGGATCTGATTTTATTCTCAAAGAAAAAAATGAAAATTTTGGACTGGGAAGGGTTGTATACTTAAAAAAATCTATTAAATTAAAAGATTTGGTTGAAAAAATTAAGAATCTTATAAATAATTGGGTTATGGTAGTAGGAGACTTAGAAACCGAGATAGATTCCTTTGGTTTTTGTGGAGGCTCAGGGGCTTTTCTAAAAGATGAACTTAAAAAATTAAGAATAAATACCTTAATAACCTCTGATGTAAAATATCATTATGCAAAAGAAGCTCATGAAGAAGGTTTTAATTTCATTATTATAGATCATGGAATTTCAGAAAGTTTTGTTTTACCTTTCCTTAAATTAAAAATTCAAGAATTTTTAAAAACCCATAATATAAATATTCCAATAGAAATATTAAAAAACGAAAGTCCATATAAAATTTTTGTTTATAAAAGGGAGGACTAA
- a CDS encoding zinc ribbon domain-containing protein — translation MQEEISKLIELQKIDLEILKIEKNMQEIPQSLQKAQKEKEALTKKIENLNQIIEEKKKQKDLFEEELKQEYQRLKSTQARLIQIRGTREYQLLLREIEEIKKANKQKEDEILKLMEEIENLEKEKGKLEEEMKKVESVFEEEKQKFDSFCAKLSINKNELLKKREKIAKKVPSNLLRKYEALREKKGGLGIAPVDNYVCEGCHMAIPPQLYNELQKDNRYYECPHCKRLIYYKRIYIQEESQKEENKPSLKEASSS, via the coding sequence ATGCAAGAAGAAATATCAAAACTTATTGAATTACAAAAAATAGATTTAGAAATACTTAAAATTGAAAAAAATATGCAAGAGATCCCTCAGTCTTTACAAAAAGCCCAGAAAGAAAAAGAAGCACTGACAAAAAAAATAGAAAACTTAAATCAAATTATAGAAGAAAAGAAAAAGCAAAAAGATCTTTTTGAAGAAGAATTAAAACAGGAATATCAGAGATTAAAAAGTACACAAGCTCGATTAATTCAAATAAGAGGTACAAGGGAATATCAACTTCTCCTTAGGGAGATTGAAGAAATCAAAAAAGCAAATAAACAAAAAGAAGATGAAATTTTAAAACTAATGGAAGAGATAGAAAATTTAGAAAAAGAAAAGGGAAAATTAGAAGAAGAAATGAAAAAAGTAGAAAGTGTTTTTGAAGAAGAAAAACAAAAATTTGATTCCTTTTGTGCTAAACTTTCTATAAATAAAAATGAACTTTTGAAAAAAAGAGAAAAAATTGCTAAAAAAGTTCCTTCTAATCTTTTAAGAAAATATGAAGCTCTAAGAGAAAAGAAAGGGGGATTAGGAATAGCTCCTGTTGATAATTATGTATGTGAAGGGTGTCATATGGCAATTCCTCCTCAACTTTATAATGAATTGCAAAAGGATAACAGATATTATGAATGTCCCCATTGTAAAAGATTAATTTACTACAAAAGAATTTATATTCAGGAAGAATCTCAAAAAGAGGAAAACAAACCTTCTTTAAAAGAAGCTTCTTCATCTTAA
- a CDS encoding L-threonylcarbamoyladenylate synthase, with amino-acid sequence MNPIILKLSEDLSNLNEIAEKVAFYLKEDKVGAIPTETFYGLSANPFSEKAIKRLFYLKKRPFNKPILLLIGNYEQLFLVVKEVPPIAEKLISKFWPGPLTIVFKAKESVSPLLTAKTGTIGVRFSSSPIVRKICEVFGAPITGTSANISEKKPSRSVEEVLNEIPEVDFVLDGGILYATSPSTIVSVVENKISLIREGIISFEKIKSLLIEDNFL; translated from the coding sequence ATGAACCCTATAATTTTAAAACTTTCAGAAGATCTTTCCAATCTTAATGAAATTGCAGAAAAGGTAGCTTTTTATTTAAAGGAAGATAAAGTGGGAGCTATCCCTACAGAAACCTTTTATGGTCTTTCTGCAAATCCATTTTCAGAAAAAGCTATAAAAAGATTATTCTATCTAAAAAAAAGACCCTTTAACAAACCTATTCTTTTACTTATAGGAAATTATGAACAGCTTTTTCTTGTAGTAAAAGAGGTCCCACCTATAGCTGAAAAATTAATTTCTAAATTTTGGCCTGGACCTTTAACTATAGTGTTTAAAGCAAAAGAATCTGTCTCCCCTTTGCTTACAGCTAAAACAGGAACTATAGGAGTAAGGTTTTCTTCCTCCCCTATAGTAAGAAAAATATGCGAGGTATTTGGAGCCCCAATTACAGGAACAAGTGCTAATATAAGTGAGAAAAAGCCATCAAGAAGTGTTGAAGAAGTATTAAATGAAATACCAGAAGTAGATTTTGTTTTAGATGGAGGAATCCTCTATGCTACTTCGCCTTCCACTATTGTTTCAGTAGTAGAAAATAAAATTTCTTTAATAAGAGAGGGGATAATTTCCTTTGAAAAAATTAAATCCCTATTGATTGAAGATAATTTTCTATAG